A stretch of Saccharothrix texasensis DNA encodes these proteins:
- the alaS gene encoding alanine--tRNA ligase, protein MQTHEIIKRFREHFENAGHKYVPSASLLLDDPNLLFVNAGMVPFKPYFLGEAPPPAPRMTSIQKCVRTPDIDEVGKTTRHNTFFQMAGNFSFGDYFKEDAIRLAWDLVTRPQADGGYGLDPERIWVTVYLDDDEAAGLWQKVAGLPPERIQRRDIEDNYWSMGVPGPCGPCSEIYYDRGPAFGEEGGPVVDEDRYLEIWNLVFMQNVRGEGGAKRDYPILGELPDKNIDTGMGVERVAMLLQDVDNVYETDLVRTVITKAEQLSGRQYGADATDDVRFRVIADHARSGVLLVGDGVTPGNEARGYVLRRLLRRIVRSARLLGVTEPVLVRFAEVVRDAMGPSYPELVSGFARIQQVLKAEEDTFLRTLDAGSRIFETAAGQVKADGRATLPGDQAFQLHDTYGFPFDLTLEMAAEAGLTVDEDGFRKLMAEQRARAKADAAGKKTGHGDQTVYRELLELGATEFTGYTELASEATLRGIVSGGKRVKSAREGDIVEVVLDRTPLYAESGGQESDAGTIVTADAELEVVDVQKVARKLWVHQVRVVSGEIAEGEHVEARVDPEWRVGARQGHSGTHVVHAALRQVLGPSALQSGSYNKPGYLRLDFAWTGGLSEQARSEIEEVSNLAVRKDLPVQVVYTDMGGAQEMGAVALFGETYDETVRVVEIGGPWSRELCGGTHVEHSSQIGPITVIGESSVGSGVRRLEAYVGIEAFKYLAQERALVQNVAAMLKVPDAEVPARVEALVERLRVAEKELEKVRAAQLVANAGSLAEQALDVRGVSLVALRLPEGTSGADVRTIAGEVRNRLGDKPGVVGLFAPDGDKVSFVVATTSAARDLGLAAGKLVPAFAPAVGGRGGGKPDLAQGGGTNPAGVDEAVAALRAEVDRALEAGRSASSR, encoded by the coding sequence GTGCAGACCCACGAGATCATCAAGCGCTTCCGCGAGCACTTCGAGAACGCCGGCCACAAGTACGTGCCCAGCGCCTCCCTCCTGCTCGACGACCCGAACCTGCTGTTCGTCAACGCCGGCATGGTGCCGTTCAAGCCGTACTTCCTCGGCGAGGCCCCGCCGCCCGCCCCGCGGATGACGAGCATCCAGAAGTGCGTGCGCACGCCGGACATCGACGAGGTCGGCAAGACCACCCGGCACAACACGTTCTTCCAGATGGCCGGCAACTTCTCCTTCGGCGACTACTTCAAGGAAGACGCCATCCGGCTGGCCTGGGACCTGGTCACCAGGCCGCAGGCCGACGGCGGCTACGGCCTGGACCCCGAGCGCATCTGGGTGACCGTCTACCTGGACGACGACGAGGCCGCCGGCCTGTGGCAGAAGGTCGCCGGGCTGCCGCCCGAGCGCATCCAGCGCCGCGACATCGAGGACAACTACTGGTCGATGGGCGTGCCCGGCCCGTGCGGCCCGTGCTCGGAGATCTACTACGACCGCGGCCCCGCCTTCGGCGAGGAGGGCGGCCCGGTCGTCGACGAGGACCGGTACCTGGAGATCTGGAACCTGGTCTTCATGCAGAACGTCCGCGGCGAGGGCGGCGCCAAGAGGGACTACCCGATCCTCGGCGAGCTGCCCGACAAGAACATCGACACCGGCATGGGCGTCGAGCGCGTCGCCATGCTGCTGCAGGACGTCGACAACGTCTACGAGACCGACCTCGTCCGCACCGTGATCACCAAGGCCGAGCAGCTCTCCGGTCGCCAGTACGGCGCCGACGCCACCGACGACGTGCGCTTCCGCGTCATCGCCGACCACGCCCGCAGCGGCGTGCTGCTGGTCGGCGACGGCGTCACCCCCGGCAACGAGGCCCGCGGCTACGTGCTGCGCCGCCTGCTGCGCCGCATCGTCCGCTCGGCCCGCCTGCTCGGCGTCACCGAGCCGGTGCTCGTGCGGTTCGCCGAGGTCGTGCGCGACGCCATGGGCCCCTCCTACCCCGAGCTGGTCTCCGGCTTCGCCCGCATCCAGCAGGTCCTCAAGGCCGAGGAGGACACGTTCCTGCGCACGCTCGACGCCGGGTCGCGGATCTTCGAGACGGCCGCCGGGCAGGTCAAGGCCGACGGCCGCGCCACGCTGCCCGGTGACCAGGCCTTCCAGCTGCACGACACCTACGGCTTCCCGTTCGACCTCACCCTGGAGATGGCCGCCGAGGCCGGCCTGACCGTGGACGAGGACGGGTTCCGCAAGCTGATGGCCGAGCAGCGCGCCCGCGCCAAGGCCGACGCCGCCGGCAAGAAGACCGGCCACGGCGACCAGACCGTGTACCGGGAGCTGCTGGAGCTCGGCGCCACCGAGTTCACCGGCTACACCGAGCTGGCCAGCGAGGCCACCCTGCGCGGCATCGTCAGCGGCGGCAAGCGGGTGAAGTCGGCCCGCGAGGGCGACATCGTCGAGGTCGTGCTCGACCGCACCCCGCTGTACGCCGAGTCCGGCGGCCAGGAGAGCGACGCCGGCACGATCGTCACGGCCGACGCCGAGCTGGAGGTCGTGGACGTCCAGAAGGTCGCCCGCAAGCTGTGGGTGCACCAGGTGCGCGTGGTCAGCGGCGAGATCGCCGAGGGCGAGCACGTCGAGGCCAGGGTCGACCCGGAGTGGCGCGTGGGCGCCCGCCAGGGCCACTCGGGCACGCACGTCGTGCACGCCGCCCTGCGGCAGGTGCTCGGCCCGTCGGCCCTGCAGAGCGGCTCGTACAACAAGCCGGGCTACCTGCGGCTGGACTTCGCCTGGACCGGCGGCCTGTCCGAACAGGCCCGCAGCGAGATCGAAGAGGTCTCCAACCTGGCCGTCCGCAAGGACCTCCCGGTGCAGGTCGTCTACACCGACATGGGTGGCGCCCAGGAGATGGGCGCCGTCGCCCTGTTCGGCGAGACCTACGACGAGACCGTGCGCGTGGTCGAGATCGGCGGGCCGTGGTCGCGCGAGCTGTGCGGTGGCACGCACGTCGAGCACTCGTCCCAGATCGGCCCCATCACGGTGATCGGCGAGTCGTCCGTCGGCTCCGGCGTGCGCCGCCTGGAGGCCTACGTCGGCATCGAGGCCTTCAAGTACCTGGCCCAGGAGCGGGCCCTGGTGCAGAACGTCGCCGCCATGCTGAAGGTGCCCGACGCCGAGGTGCCCGCCCGGGTCGAGGCCCTGGTGGAGCGGCTGCGGGTGGCCGAGAAGGAGCTGGAGAAGGTCCGGGCCGCCCAGCTCGTGGCCAACGCCGGCTCCCTGGCCGAGCAGGCCCTGGACGTGCGCGGCGTGTCCCTGGTGGCCCTGCGGCTGCCCGAGGGCACGTCGGGCGCCGACGTGCGGACCATCGCCGGCGAGGTGCGCAACCGGCTCGGCGACAAGCCGGGCGTGGTCGGCCTGTTCGCCCCGGACGGCGACAAGGTCAGCTTCGTGGTCGCCACCACGTCCGCCGCCCGTGACCTGGGCCTCGCCGCCGGCAAGCTGGTGCCGGCCTTCGCCCCGGCCGTCGGCGGCCGCGGCGGCGGCAAGCCGGACCTCGCCCAGGGCGGCGGCACGAACCCGGCCGGGGTCGACGAGGCCGTCGCCGCCCTGCGGGCCGAGGTGGACCGCGCCCTCGAAGCCGGCCGAAGTGCTTCCTCCCGGTGA
- the ruvX gene encoding Holliday junction resolvase RuvX produces the protein MTSADRPGVDDPGLGRRLGVDVGAVRVGVALSDPGAFLATPLVTLARDAKTGGDLRDLAGLVTEHDVVEVVVGLPRTLAGRHGPAAEAASAYAAALAERVAPVPVRLTDERLTTVTASRVLAERGVRGKKQRAVVDQAAAVEILQSWLDARARQVARSDAERAPGAKDGS, from the coding sequence TTGACCTCCGCCGACCGCCCCGGCGTCGACGACCCCGGCCTCGGCCGGAGGCTGGGCGTCGACGTCGGCGCGGTGCGCGTCGGGGTGGCGCTGAGCGACCCGGGCGCGTTCCTCGCCACGCCGCTGGTCACCCTGGCGCGTGACGCGAAGACCGGCGGGGACCTGCGTGACCTGGCCGGACTCGTCACCGAGCACGACGTGGTGGAGGTCGTGGTCGGGCTGCCACGCACCTTGGCGGGCAGGCACGGGCCGGCGGCCGAGGCGGCGTCGGCGTACGCTGCGGCGTTGGCCGAGCGCGTCGCACCGGTTCCGGTGCGGCTCACCGATGAGCGGCTGACCACCGTCACGGCGAGCCGGGTGCTCGCCGAGCGCGGGGTGCGCGGCAAGAAGCAACGCGCCGTCGTCGACCAGGCTGCCGCTGTCGAGATCCTGCAGTCCTGGCTGGACGCACGGGCGCGACAAGTGGCTCGATCCGACGCGGAGCGGGCCCCCGGAGCTAAGGACGGCTCGTGA
- the mltG gene encoding endolytic transglycosylase MltG, producing the protein MNDDLGLFTDPETRHDERVARGRSDAAARRAKRRRKRTILWVVVALVLTGGGVGAYYGYRTLSGIGSYDDFAGAGEADVVVEVKDGDLVTTIATTLKEQGVVASSRAFTEAGAGDSRVTAIQPGFYLMKTKMSGEAAVARMVDPAAKVVPLEVKGGYVLHDITAPDGKVTKGILSLLSDASCVELGGAKQCVTPAQLRDAADNADPAALGLPDWALPDVLAAPKPNRLEGLIVPGLYHLKPGADAVELLKSVLATSFTRLQGYGIPSGTGKTGFRPYEVLVIASLIEKEGLTKDFGKISRVIYSRLAKPQKLELDSTVNYKLDRPIITTSDEDREASGPYNTYQVQGPPPTPIGSPGREAITAAITPEDGPWMYFVKCEKDGTSCFTNTYDEHLVVSDDARERGVF; encoded by the coding sequence GTGAACGACGACCTCGGGTTGTTCACCGATCCAGAGACCCGCCACGACGAGCGGGTCGCACGCGGCAGGAGCGACGCCGCGGCCCGCCGCGCCAAGCGCAGGCGCAAGCGGACGATCCTGTGGGTCGTCGTGGCGCTGGTGCTCACCGGCGGCGGCGTCGGCGCGTACTACGGCTACCGCACGTTGAGCGGCATCGGCTCGTACGACGACTTCGCGGGTGCGGGCGAGGCGGACGTGGTGGTCGAGGTCAAGGACGGCGACCTCGTCACCACCATCGCGACCACGCTCAAGGAGCAGGGCGTGGTGGCGAGCTCGCGCGCGTTCACCGAGGCGGGCGCCGGCGACTCGCGGGTCACCGCGATCCAGCCCGGGTTCTACCTGATGAAGACCAAGATGTCCGGCGAGGCCGCGGTGGCCCGGATGGTGGACCCGGCGGCGAAGGTCGTGCCGCTGGAGGTCAAGGGCGGCTACGTGCTGCACGACATCACCGCCCCCGACGGCAAGGTCACCAAGGGCATCCTGTCGCTGCTGTCGGACGCCTCCTGCGTCGAACTGGGCGGCGCCAAGCAGTGCGTGACGCCGGCTCAGCTGCGCGACGCGGCGGACAACGCCGACCCGGCCGCGCTCGGCCTGCCGGACTGGGCGCTGCCCGACGTCCTCGCCGCGCCGAAGCCGAACCGCCTCGAAGGCCTCATCGTGCCGGGCCTGTACCACCTCAAGCCGGGCGCGGACGCGGTCGAGCTGCTCAAGAGCGTGCTCGCCACGTCCTTCACGCGGTTGCAGGGCTACGGCATCCCGTCCGGCACGGGCAAGACGGGTTTCCGGCCCTACGAGGTGCTGGTCATCGCGTCCCTGATCGAGAAGGAAGGCCTGACCAAGGACTTCGGCAAGATCTCGCGGGTGATCTACAGCCGGCTCGCGAAGCCGCAGAAGCTGGAGCTGGACTCCACGGTCAACTACAAGCTGGACCGGCCGATCATCACCACCAGCGACGAGGACCGCGAGGCGTCCGGGCCGTACAACACCTACCAGGTGCAAGGTCCACCGCCCACCCCGATCGGCTCGCCCGGCCGGGAGGCGATCACGGCCGCGATCACGCCCGAGGACGGGCCGTGGATGTACTTCGTGAAGTGCGAGAAGGACGGCACGTCGTGCTTCACGAACACCTACGACGAGCACCTGGTCGTCTCGGACGACGCTCGCGAGAGGGGCGTCTTCTGA
- a CDS encoding shikimate dehydrogenase, which yields MTAVQPRRAAVIGSPVAHSLSPVLHNAAFTALGLTGWEYTRVECVAEEVPSLVAGLDQAWAGLSVTMPDKRAALAVATSATSRAVRVGAANTLVPVDGGWRADNTDVDGVLGALRASCGFTSGSRAVLLGAGGTATAALVALASVGVRAVTLVVRSASRAAEAESCASRLGLALDVVTWDTADFAALASASDVLISTVPPEATEPVADALAGAPCVLDVIYHPWPTPLAHAVRRRGRTLATGLDMLLHQAFGQSEQFTGLPAPREAMRAALRAATGDLLPLPL from the coding sequence CTGACCGCGGTCCAGCCTCGACGCGCGGCGGTCATCGGCTCGCCGGTGGCCCACTCGCTGTCCCCGGTGCTGCACAACGCCGCGTTCACGGCGCTGGGCCTGACCGGCTGGGAGTACACGCGCGTCGAGTGCGTGGCCGAGGAGGTGCCGTCCCTGGTCGCGGGCCTGGACCAGGCGTGGGCGGGCCTGTCGGTGACGATGCCGGACAAGCGCGCGGCACTGGCGGTGGCCACGTCGGCGACGTCGCGGGCCGTGCGGGTGGGGGCCGCGAACACGCTGGTGCCGGTCGACGGCGGGTGGCGTGCGGACAACACCGACGTGGACGGCGTCCTCGGCGCGCTGCGTGCTTCGTGCGGCTTCACGTCCGGCTCGCGCGCGGTGCTGCTGGGCGCGGGTGGCACGGCGACCGCGGCCCTGGTGGCGCTGGCGTCCGTCGGCGTGCGCGCGGTGACGCTGGTGGTCCGCTCGGCGAGCAGGGCGGCGGAGGCGGAGTCGTGCGCGTCCCGCCTGGGCCTGGCGCTGGACGTCGTCACCTGGGACACCGCCGACTTCGCCGCCCTGGCGTCGGCCTCGGACGTGCTGATCAGCACCGTGCCGCCGGAGGCGACCGAGCCGGTCGCCGACGCGTTGGCCGGGGCGCCGTGCGTGCTGGACGTCATCTACCACCCGTGGCCGACGCCGCTGGCCCACGCCGTGCGGCGCCGGGGCCGCACCCTCGCCACCGGCCTGGACATGCTCCTGCACCAGGCCTTCGGCCAGTCCGAGCAGTTCACGGGCCTGCCCGCGCCGCGCGAGGCGATGCGCGCCGCCCTCCGCGCCGCCACCGGCGACCTCCTCCCCCTCCCTCTCTGA
- a CDS encoding HPr family phosphocarrier protein, with translation MPERRVTVASKVGLHARPAALLAKAAAGQPVKVTIRKDDGQPVEAASVLGLMTLGAMHGDEVVLAADGDGADAALEAIAEIIATDLDEG, from the coding sequence ATGCCTGAGCGACGGGTCACCGTGGCGAGCAAGGTCGGACTGCACGCGCGCCCTGCCGCACTGCTGGCGAAGGCGGCGGCCGGGCAGCCGGTGAAGGTCACCATCCGCAAGGACGACGGCCAACCGGTCGAGGCGGCGAGCGTGCTGGGTCTGATGACGCTCGGCGCGATGCACGGCGACGAGGTCGTCCTGGCCGCGGACGGCGACGGCGCGGACGCCGCGCTGGAGGCGATCGCGGAGATCATCGCCACCGACCTCGACGAGGGCTGA
- a CDS encoding PTS transporter subunit EIIC, producing the protein MSASAPQATGGREIKGLAGLQRFGRSLMLPIAALPVAALLLRLGQDDILGKDWLGWNAVAGVIGGAGNALFANLPLLFAVGVAIGFARRGDGSTALAAVVGFVVTEAVFKAMSPLVLPLPADAAADAKQEMINYSVLTGIVVGLIAAVLWQRYHRIKLPAYLAFFGGRRFVPILVAGVMIPVAVVMGLVYPWFDAGLTSVGEAISGSTIIGAGIYGTINRLLLPLGLHHIPNTFMWQVFGEYEGKTGDIQRFFAGDPSAGTFMTGFFPIFMFALPAAALAIVHTARPTQKKVIAGIMGSAALTSFITGVTEPLEFAFMFVAWPLYVIHAVLTGTSLAISNALDIHSGFGFSAGAIDYALNFNISTKPLLILVLGVIYAAIYYFLFRFVITKWNLRTPGRSEDEDPEADPSIVEDGDRGRRAGKRDKEGRSDATAS; encoded by the coding sequence ATGAGCGCCAGCGCCCCACAGGCGACCGGCGGTCGTGAGATCAAGGGTCTGGCCGGGCTGCAGCGATTCGGCCGCAGCCTCATGCTGCCGATCGCCGCACTGCCCGTAGCCGCGCTCCTGCTACGACTCGGCCAGGACGACATCCTCGGCAAGGACTGGCTGGGCTGGAACGCCGTGGCCGGCGTCATCGGCGGAGCGGGCAACGCCCTGTTCGCCAACCTGCCGCTGCTGTTCGCCGTCGGTGTCGCCATCGGCTTCGCCCGGCGCGGCGACGGTTCCACCGCGCTGGCCGCCGTGGTCGGCTTCGTGGTGACCGAGGCCGTGTTCAAGGCGATGTCGCCGCTCGTGCTGCCGCTGCCCGCGGACGCGGCGGCGGACGCCAAGCAGGAGATGATCAACTACTCGGTGCTGACCGGCATCGTGGTCGGGTTGATCGCCGCGGTGCTGTGGCAGCGGTACCACCGCATCAAGCTGCCCGCCTACCTGGCGTTCTTCGGCGGCCGGCGGTTCGTGCCGATCCTGGTGGCGGGCGTGATGATCCCGGTCGCGGTCGTCATGGGCCTGGTCTACCCGTGGTTCGACGCGGGCCTGACCTCGGTCGGCGAGGCGATCTCCGGCAGCACGATCATCGGCGCGGGCATCTACGGCACCATCAACCGCCTGCTGCTCCCGCTGGGCCTGCACCACATCCCGAACACGTTCATGTGGCAGGTCTTCGGCGAGTACGAGGGCAAGACCGGCGACATCCAGCGGTTCTTCGCGGGCGACCCGTCCGCGGGCACGTTCATGACGGGCTTCTTCCCGATCTTCATGTTCGCGCTCCCGGCGGCGGCGCTGGCCATCGTGCACACCGCGCGCCCCACGCAGAAGAAGGTCATCGCGGGCATCATGGGCTCCGCGGCGCTGACCTCGTTCATCACGGGTGTGACCGAACCGCTCGAGTTCGCGTTCATGTTCGTGGCGTGGCCGCTGTACGTGATCCACGCGGTGCTCACCGGCACGTCGCTGGCCATCAGCAACGCGCTCGACATCCACAGCGGGTTCGGGTTCTCCGCGGGTGCCATCGACTACGCCCTCAACTTCAACATCTCGACCAAGCCCCTGCTGATCCTGGTGCTGGGCGTGATCTACGCGGCCATCTACTACTTCCTGTTCCGCTTCGTCATCACCAAGTGGAACCTGAGGACGCCGGGCCGCAGCGAGGACGAGGACCCGGAGGCCGACCCGAGCATCGTCGAGGACGGTGACAGGGGTCGTCGGGCCGGGAAGCGCGACAAGGAAGGCCGGTCGGACGCGACGGCGTCCTGA
- a CDS encoding GntR family transcriptional regulator, translated as MSRHEIVDGPKPKHAQLRDILRRMAEQELPPGSSIPSERDLAEQYGVSRITVRAAVGQLVTEGLLTRAKGRGTFTARRRLDVQLYLESFTDDMRRRGLTPATEVLACAEEAPSPEATAALGLLPHEPACRLVRLRRADGVPLAVERGWYNPRVVPDLDRHDLTTSLYTLIADAYGVQLDHAGQTVWAEGADPETAKLLAVRPGSPLLVFRRVSSSRGRPVEDMTSWYRGDLYQVTMQLDRTVPGSGPHHSAKGGTP; from the coding sequence ATGAGCCGGCACGAGATCGTCGACGGGCCCAAGCCCAAGCACGCCCAACTGCGCGACATCCTGCGGCGCATGGCCGAGCAGGAGCTCCCGCCGGGCTCGTCGATCCCGTCCGAGCGCGACCTCGCCGAGCAGTACGGTGTGTCCCGCATCACAGTACGCGCCGCCGTGGGGCAGCTCGTCACCGAGGGCCTGCTGACCAGGGCGAAGGGCCGCGGCACGTTCACCGCTCGCCGTCGCCTGGACGTCCAGCTGTACCTGGAGTCGTTCACCGACGACATGCGCCGCCGCGGCCTGACCCCCGCGACCGAGGTGCTGGCCTGCGCCGAGGAGGCGCCGTCACCCGAGGCGACCGCCGCGCTCGGCCTGCTGCCGCACGAACCGGCGTGCCGGCTCGTGCGGCTGCGCCGGGCGGACGGCGTGCCGCTGGCCGTCGAACGGGGCTGGTACAACCCGCGGGTCGTGCCGGACCTCGACCGGCACGACCTCACCACCTCGCTCTACACCCTCATCGCCGACGCGTACGGCGTCCAGCTCGACCACGCGGGCCAGACCGTGTGGGCCGAGGGCGCCGACCCCGAGACCGCGAAGCTGCTGGCCGTGCGGCCCGGCAGCCCGCTGCTCGTCTTCCGCCGGGTCTCGAGCTCACGAGGCAGGCCCGTCGAGGACATGACGTCCTGGTACCGGGGCGATCTCTACCAGGTGACCATGCAATTGGACCGGACCGTCCCGGGTTCCGGCCCGCACCACTCCGCCAAGGGAGGTACCCCATGA
- a CDS encoding glucose PTS transporter subunit EIIB: protein MADDKAAGILAALGGADNIVEIEPCITRLRCELEDGSLVDEKALKGLGAHGVMRAGNVVQVVVGPEADTIASDIEDLL, encoded by the coding sequence GTGGCGGACGACAAGGCGGCGGGGATCCTCGCCGCGCTCGGCGGCGCGGACAACATCGTGGAGATCGAGCCGTGCATCACGCGCCTGCGCTGTGAGTTGGAAGACGGCTCCCTGGTGGACGAGAAGGCGTTGAAGGGCCTGGGCGCGCACGGCGTGATGCGTGCGGGCAACGTCGTGCAGGTGGTCGTGGGGCCCGAGGCCGACACGATCGCCAGCGACATCGAGGACCTGCTGTGA
- a CDS encoding PTS sugar transporter subunit IIA: MTLRVTSPVSGRVVPLTEVPDQVFAQAMVGPGVAVEPERVRADVVSPVDGTVVTLHPHAFVVATSEGAAVLVHLGIDTVKRKGEGFTLHVVKGEAVRAGQPVVTWDPAEVEAAGFAPICPVIALDAAPEVLLDQAGGPVAAGDALFSWRC, encoded by the coding sequence GTGACGCTGCGCGTCACCAGCCCGGTCAGCGGGCGCGTCGTGCCGTTGACCGAGGTGCCGGACCAGGTGTTCGCGCAGGCCATGGTCGGTCCGGGGGTGGCGGTCGAGCCGGAGCGCGTGCGGGCGGACGTGGTGTCCCCCGTGGACGGGACCGTGGTGACGCTGCACCCGCACGCGTTCGTCGTGGCCACTTCGGAGGGCGCGGCGGTGTTGGTGCACCTCGGGATCGACACGGTGAAGCGCAAGGGCGAGGGCTTCACGCTGCACGTGGTCAAGGGAGAGGCGGTGCGCGCGGGGCAGCCCGTGGTGACGTGGGACCCGGCCGAGGTGGAGGCGGCGGGCTTCGCGCCGATCTGCCCGGTGATCGCGCTGGACGCGGCGCCGGAGGTGCTGCTGGACCAGGCCGGCGGTCCGGTGGCGGCGGGTGACGCGCTGTTCTCGTGGCGGTGCTGA
- a CDS encoding prepilin peptidase, which yields MVISGFLAGAVGAGLLRRLPRGADVCWLWCAAPTAVLWFVAWGLAPPHWLPVPLLLAWLGVLLTVTDLRHRRLPDALTLPAYPAVGVALWLSGADLWRALAGCLLFGGFHLLVRVLSPSSMGGGDVKLAGPLGAVLASVSWPALLLGAVLASAVTLVLGLWWRGDGLPHGPGLLAATWLVAVSAG from the coding sequence ATGGTCATCTCGGGATTCCTGGCCGGCGCGGTGGGCGCCGGGTTGCTCCGCCGCCTCCCTCGCGGTGCGGACGTGTGCTGGCTGTGGTGCGCCGCGCCGACGGCGGTGTTGTGGTTCGTGGCCTGGGGGTTGGCGCCACCGCACTGGCTGCCCGTGCCGCTGCTGCTGGCGTGGCTCGGCGTGCTGCTGACCGTGACCGATCTGCGCCACCGCCGCCTGCCGGACGCGTTGACGCTGCCCGCGTACCCGGCGGTCGGGGTCGCGCTGTGGCTGTCCGGGGCGGACCTGTGGCGCGCGTTGGCGGGATGCCTGCTGTTCGGCGGCTTCCACCTGCTGGTGCGCGTGCTGTCGCCGTCGTCGATGGGCGGGGGAGACGTGAAGCTGGCGGGGCCGTTGGGCGCGGTGCTGGCCTCGGTCTCCTGGCCGGCGCTGCTTCTCGGCGCGGTGCTGGCGAGCGCGGTGACGCTCGTGCTGGGCCTGTGGTGGCGTGGCGACGGCTTACCGCACGGCCCGGGTCTGCTGGCGGCGACGTGGCTGGTCGCGGTGTCAGCCGGGTGA